The following proteins are encoded in a genomic region of Ursus arctos isolate Adak ecotype North America unplaced genomic scaffold, UrsArc2.0 scaffold_32, whole genome shotgun sequence:
- the EVA1B gene encoding protein eva-1 homolog B: MDAPRRDMELLSNSLAAYAHIRANPESFGLYFVLGICFGLLLTLCLLVISISCAPRPRPRAPAPRRDPRSSTLEPEDDDDDDDDTVTRLGPDDTLPGPELTTEPDGPLSVNVFTSAEELERAQRLEERERILREIWRTGQPDLLGTGTLGPSPTATGTLGRMHYY, encoded by the exons ATGGATGCCCCACGGAGGGACATGGAGTTGCTGAGCAACAGCCTGGCGGCCTACGCACACATCCGCG CTAACCCCGAGAGCTTTGGCCTCTACTTCGTGCTGGGAATCTGCTTTGGCCTGCTGCTAACCCTGTGCCTACTAGTCATCAGTATCTCCTGTGCGCCCCGCCCGCGGCCCCGGGCCCCTGCTCCGCGCCGGGACCCCCGCAGCAGCACCCTGGAGCCCGAGGACGACGATGACGACGACGACGACACGGTGACGCGGCTGGGCCCCGACGACACGCTGCCGGGCCCAGAGCTGACCACGGAGCCAGACGGGCCGCTGAGCGTCAACGTCTTCACGTCGGCGGAAGAGCTGGAGCGGGCGCAGCGCCTGGAGGAGCGGGAACGGATCCTGAGGGAGATTTGGCGCACCGGGCAGCCAGACCTGCTAGGCACTGGCACTCTGGGGCCCAGCCCCACGGCGACAGGCACCCTGGGTCGAATGCACTATTACTGA